In Thermospira aquatica, the following proteins share a genomic window:
- a CDS encoding Fur family transcriptional regulator has product MPTYKKSHIRDAVLQVLRSTKTHPSAEWVWQEVKKMYPSVTLATVYRNLHILEAQGQVLVLDVGQGERRYDGFTCHHGHFVCRKCGEVFDFDLKTKPWMAREIPGEIESWQVIFYGVCHKCAANRTFFSQ; this is encoded by the coding sequence GTGCCTACTTACAAGAAAAGCCATATTCGGGACGCTGTACTGCAGGTTCTTCGGAGTACGAAAACGCATCCTTCGGCTGAATGGGTTTGGCAAGAGGTGAAGAAGATGTATCCTTCGGTTACGCTAGCAACGGTTTATCGAAATCTTCATATTCTTGAGGCCCAAGGCCAGGTGCTCGTCTTGGATGTAGGACAGGGAGAAAGGCGTTATGATGGGTTTACCTGTCACCATGGACATTTTGTGTGTCGGAAGTGTGGAGAGGTTTTTGACTTTGATCTCAAAACTAAACCGTGGATGGCCAGGGAAATACCCGGTGAAATTGAGTCATGGCAGGTGATTTTTTATGGGGTATGCCATAAGTGTGCGGCAAACAGGACCTTTTTCTCTCAATAG
- a CDS encoding bacteriohemerythrin: MAFFTWTENMSVGVEEFDTHHKKLVDLTNQLFDAMSEGKGRQVVGGVLEELLRYSEYHFSAEEKKMKEMGYPAYPGHQAEHQKFVEEATTLYRKFQGGDIFISLDTLNFLKDWLSKHILQTDMAYKPFFNNKGIR; the protein is encoded by the coding sequence ATGGCATTTTTTACCTGGACGGAGAATATGAGTGTTGGGGTAGAAGAGTTTGATACTCATCACAAGAAGCTCGTTGATCTTACGAATCAGCTTTTTGACGCGATGAGTGAGGGTAAGGGGAGACAAGTGGTAGGCGGGGTGCTTGAAGAACTTTTGAGGTATAGTGAGTATCATTTTAGTGCTGAGGAAAAGAAAATGAAAGAAATGGGTTATCCTGCCTATCCTGGACATCAAGCTGAACATCAGAAGTTTGTTGAAGAGGCAACAACGCTTTATAGAAAATTCCAGGGAGGAGATATTTTTATTTCTCTGGATACTTTGAATTTTCTGAAAGATTGGCTTAGTAAGCATATTCTTCAGACAGATATGGCTTACAAGCCCTTTTTTAACAACAAAGGTATACGATAA
- the mreC gene encoding rod shape-determining protein MreC, with amino-acid sequence MVRDVKLPQITVRSVFLFLLYPFQWTWSNMTWLVGESVKRVVTLGETQKNLSEAEDKIQQLQTQLLLFSQLQKENEELRQILDVKKRIQYDALSTRIVNKNLDITSSRFLIDRGIRDGVKRNHAVIGYTPEYGFYIIGKIVEVNVFTSVVEVLYSENFFIGGALPNGSLGVLNGQGGWHQYCVMSYVPTEALVEVGDVITTSGESDIFPAGFRIGFVVGMTSSLRQEFFKRLYVKPYFHPMQVQFLFVLRWSLVAEEEGDHE; translated from the coding sequence ATGGTACGGGACGTTAAACTTCCCCAGATTACGGTTCGTTCGGTTTTTCTTTTTCTTTTGTATCCTTTTCAGTGGACATGGTCAAACATGACGTGGCTTGTTGGTGAGTCAGTAAAGCGTGTTGTGACTCTGGGTGAAACCCAGAAAAATTTGAGTGAAGCGGAAGACAAGATTCAGCAGCTTCAGACACAACTTCTTCTCTTTAGTCAGCTTCAAAAAGAAAATGAGGAACTTCGTCAGATCCTTGATGTTAAGAAGCGAATCCAGTATGATGCGCTCTCTACCCGTATAGTGAATAAAAACCTTGATATTACTTCTTCGAGATTTTTGATAGATCGGGGTATTCGGGATGGTGTTAAGAGGAACCATGCTGTGATTGGGTATACCCCTGAGTACGGTTTTTACATCATTGGGAAGATTGTGGAGGTGAATGTTTTTACCTCTGTTGTAGAGGTTCTCTACTCAGAAAATTTCTTTATTGGAGGGGCACTCCCCAATGGGTCACTTGGTGTTTTGAATGGTCAGGGGGGATGGCACCAATACTGTGTCATGTCGTATGTTCCTACAGAGGCACTTGTCGAAGTGGGAGATGTCATCACTACCTCTGGTGAAAGTGATATTTTTCCTGCCGGTTTTCGTATTGGTTTTGTGGTTGGTATGACAAGTTCTCTGCGGCAGGAGTTTTTTAAAAGACTCTATGTAAAGCCGTATTTTCATCCTATGCAAGTTCAGTTCCTCTTTGTGCTTAGGTGGTCCCTGGTGGCTGAGGAGGAGGGTGATCATGAGTAG
- the rbr gene encoding rubrerythrin, with the protein MAKSLKGTKTAENLMKAFAGESQARTRYTYYASQAAKEGYMQIEAIFTETADNEKEHAKVFFKHLVEGLGNDVMQEIQASYPVALSDTLSNLKSAAAGENEEWTKLYPEFADIAEKEGFPEVAASFRAIAQVEARHEARYRKLADNIEKGKVFKKDEKILWKCRNCGFIIEAKEAPQVCPSCKHPQSYFEVFVENY; encoded by the coding sequence ATGGCAAAGTCTCTCAAAGGGACAAAAACAGCAGAAAATTTAATGAAAGCATTTGCTGGAGAGTCTCAAGCTCGTACTCGTTACACCTACTATGCTTCTCAGGCTGCAAAGGAAGGGTACATGCAGATTGAGGCAATTTTTACAGAAACGGCTGACAACGAAAAAGAGCATGCGAAGGTGTTTTTTAAGCATCTCGTGGAAGGGTTGGGGAATGATGTAATGCAAGAGATCCAGGCTAGTTATCCTGTTGCTCTTTCAGACACCTTGAGTAATCTCAAGAGTGCGGCTGCAGGTGAGAACGAAGAATGGACAAAACTCTATCCCGAGTTTGCTGATATAGCAGAGAAAGAGGGATTTCCTGAGGTTGCGGCAAGTTTTCGTGCTATCGCTCAGGTGGAGGCCCGTCATGAGGCTCGTTACCGCAAACTGGCAGACAATATTGAGAAGGGCAAGGTGTTCAAGAAAGACGAGAAGATCCTCTGGAAGTGTCGCAACTGTGGGTTCATCATCGAGGCCAAGGAAGCTCCACAGGTGTGTCCCAGCTGTAAACATCCGCAGAGTTACTTCGAAGTGTTTGTGGAAAACTACTAA
- a CDS encoding ferritin codes for MLDKEMNDKLNTQIQEELYSAYLYLAMAAWCDEESWTGSAHWFRKQAQEEINHAMKFYHYIVEKGGRAIMEAIEKPPVEWKDLLAVFEAAYEHELTVTKRIHDLVAYAREVNDYATEQMLQWFVAEQVEEEAQTFEIVQKLKKIGESNSGKLYLDGKLGKRE; via the coding sequence ATGTTAGACAAAGAGATGAATGATAAGCTGAATACGCAAATCCAGGAGGAGTTGTATTCGGCGTATTTGTACCTTGCTATGGCGGCATGGTGTGATGAAGAAAGTTGGACAGGGAGCGCTCACTGGTTTCGTAAGCAAGCCCAGGAAGAAATAAATCATGCCATGAAGTTTTACCACTATATTGTGGAAAAGGGTGGAAGAGCGATCATGGAAGCTATTGAAAAGCCCCCAGTGGAATGGAAAGATCTTCTTGCCGTTTTTGAGGCTGCCTATGAGCACGAGCTTACCGTGACAAAACGGATCCATGATCTGGTAGCGTATGCGCGTGAGGTCAATGATTATGCTACCGAGCAGATGCTTCAGTGGTTTGTGGCTGAACAAGTAGAGGAAGAAGCGCAGACCTTCGAGATTGTGCAGAAGCTGAAAAAGATTGGAGAAAGCAACTCCGGAAAACTCTATCTCGATGGGAAGCTTGGAAAAAGAGAATAA
- a CDS encoding desulfoferrodoxin has product MIERGQIYKCSVCGNIVEVRVAGGGTLVCCGQPMELLKENTVEASREKHIPVIEARDGGYLVKVGSVEHPMEEKHYIMWISLMADGKEYTQYLKPGDKPEAFFAVQASSVTAREYCNLHGLWKS; this is encoded by the coding sequence ATGATCGAACGTGGTCAGATTTACAAGTGTAGTGTATGTGGCAACATTGTTGAAGTTAGGGTTGCTGGTGGTGGTACGCTGGTGTGCTGTGGGCAACCGATGGAGCTTCTCAAGGAGAATACGGTGGAAGCATCTCGGGAGAAGCATATTCCTGTGATTGAGGCGAGAGATGGCGGATATTTGGTGAAAGTTGGGAGTGTAGAACATCCCATGGAGGAAAAACACTATATTATGTGGATTTCTCTTATGGCAGATGGGAAGGAGTATACCCAGTACCTGAAGCCAGGGGACAAGCCTGAGGCATTTTTTGCTGTGCAGGCGTCATCGGTAACAGCCCGGGAGTATTGTAATCTCCACGGTTTGTGGAAATCTTAA
- the mreD gene encoding rod shape-determining protein MreD, producing the protein MSRSWVKWVWFGVFLFVIVSLQASHIFQIYQVLPDMLLIIFALFAVFQSRFVAEIMGFLLGLVVDTLTGGWFGFHAFLYTFIAWFVGVYQKWFFVDTLRGFLFFVLWITGLKYLIFFLFSLIIKGQWLVSSGYFLVFFGEWLYNSLWAVLFFLTLPLLFFKEE; encoded by the coding sequence ATGAGTAGATCATGGGTGAAGTGGGTGTGGTTTGGGGTGTTTCTCTTTGTTATTGTTTCTCTCCAGGCGAGTCATATCTTTCAAATTTATCAAGTTCTGCCTGATATGCTTCTTATTATTTTTGCCCTTTTTGCGGTTTTCCAGAGTCGGTTTGTTGCAGAGATTATGGGATTTCTCCTTGGACTTGTGGTGGATACACTTACAGGTGGTTGGTTTGGTTTTCATGCCTTTTTGTATACCTTTATTGCCTGGTTTGTTGGGGTGTATCAAAAGTGGTTTTTTGTGGATACCCTTCGAGGTTTTCTCTTTTTTGTTTTGTGGATTACAGGACTGAAATACTTGATTTTTTTCCTTTTTTCCCTTATAATAAAAGGACAATGGTTGGTGAGTAGTGGCTATTTCCTTGTCTTCTTCGGGGAATGGCTCTACAACTCACTCTGGGCAGTGCTTTTTTTCCTGACCTTGCCCTTATTGTTTTTCAAAGAAGAGTAG